The following coding sequences are from one Paenibacillus sp. FSL R5-0912 window:
- a CDS encoding ABC transporter substrate-binding protein translates to MLLPRKSVFITLALILMLAAVLSACSKSGTASPETSAPSGNAGSKENITLRMTVWGSPEEVAPYKKAIQNFEAKHSNVKVELQHIAADYDTKLTTMVAGNDVPDIAMMESGTIAFPMAEQGKFYNLQEFLDTDADISPDTLVPNITYSLEPGNVIGIGPGPESFGLFYNEDIFKEAGIEPPPSNVADAWTWDEFVEVAKKLTVDTNGKTAADPDFDPKKIKQYGANLSTWWGVYSNFIYSNGGDFISADGKTFALNQPEAVEALQKIADLMNVHHVSPSPVQSKNIPATNVALQTKKVAMTVDGQWASAGLAQSKFNFNVGVMPVMKEPVTTVVCGMFSIFKSTKHPQETWELLKALLDPEASIDMLTAGTWMPSPKDWYTDPVLLAKWTENLDARPSGYKEAIVDVILTKGHQTPTGYVKNFNNIMDLVNPALDKVWLGQQTAQAAMDSIAVKAQAQIKGRRDIKE, encoded by the coding sequence ATGTTGCTACCAAGAAAATCGGTCTTCATTACATTGGCTCTGATTCTGATGCTAGCCGCTGTGCTGTCTGCGTGTTCGAAGTCGGGTACAGCAAGCCCTGAGACTTCCGCGCCTTCCGGAAATGCCGGGTCGAAGGAGAACATTACGCTGCGGATGACTGTATGGGGATCACCGGAAGAAGTGGCTCCTTACAAAAAAGCCATCCAGAACTTCGAGGCCAAGCATTCAAATGTCAAGGTTGAGCTTCAGCATATTGCCGCTGATTATGATACCAAGCTGACGACAATGGTCGCCGGAAATGATGTTCCGGATATTGCCATGATGGAATCGGGTACGATTGCCTTTCCGATGGCGGAGCAGGGCAAATTCTATAATCTCCAGGAATTTCTCGATACGGATGCCGATATCAGTCCGGATACGCTGGTTCCCAATATTACCTATTCACTGGAGCCGGGCAATGTAATTGGAATCGGACCAGGGCCGGAATCCTTCGGACTGTTCTACAATGAGGATATCTTCAAGGAAGCTGGAATAGAGCCTCCCCCGTCGAATGTGGCGGATGCCTGGACCTGGGATGAATTCGTCGAGGTCGCCAAGAAGCTGACTGTGGACACCAATGGCAAAACAGCAGCCGACCCGGACTTCGATCCCAAAAAAATTAAGCAATATGGCGCAAATCTCTCCACCTGGTGGGGGGTATACAGCAACTTTATCTATTCCAACGGCGGGGATTTCATCTCGGCGGATGGCAAGACCTTCGCGCTTAACCAGCCGGAAGCTGTTGAAGCCCTCCAGAAAATAGCCGATCTGATGAATGTGCACCACGTATCCCCTTCACCCGTGCAGTCGAAGAATATTCCGGCAACGAATGTAGCCCTCCAGACCAAGAAGGTAGCGATGACGGTGGACGGGCAATGGGCAAGCGCAGGCCTCGCCCAGTCGAAGTTCAACTTTAACGTCGGGGTCATGCCTGTAATGAAAGAGCCGGTAACCACCGTGGTCTGCGGCATGTTCTCCATCTTCAAATCCACCAAGCATCCACAGGAGACCTGGGAGCTGCTGAAGGCGCTGCTCGATCCTGAAGCTTCCATTGATATGCTTACAGCCGGAACTTGGATGCCTTCTCCCAAGGACTGGTACACCGATCCGGTGCTGCTGGCCAAATGGACAGAGAATCTGGATGCCAGACCCTCCGGCTATAAAGAAGCCATTGTCGATGTAATCTTGACCAAAGGGCACCAGACGCCGACCGGCTATGTGAAGAATTTCAACAATATTATGGATCTGGTTAATCCCGCCCTGGATAAGGTATGGCTCGGCCAGCAAACCGCCCAGGCAGCGATGGACTCAATCGCCGTAAAGGCTCAGGCCCAAATTAAGGGACGCCGTGATATCAAGGAATAA
- a CDS encoding LacI family DNA-binding transcriptional regulator, with translation MKVTIKDIAQAAGVAKSTVSKVMNDSPKISEETKTRVRDIIKQMNYTPSSIATGLARQSSNTVAILIDMSKESEFLNQFFYNIIGGVESVIGPLKYELTIANIQHDQAEGHFLHRLVLNKRVDGIIANTSVLTPELCAELNRLEFPYISIGEINPPGTWVDCDNELGGTVLTGHLLEQGYSSVAFIGGEQNEPLFLRRIAGYRATLRQAGLPVRSDRIINGRAAEEDGYDAAMQLLQSAEPPDAIVCMSNFSAFGVLQAARELNVQIPAQLGIATFDEYPLSPYTTPPLTSLNMDTFQLGVSAGRLLMDKLGTQITTVSGQLLEPVLLPRLSSLRSSK, from the coding sequence CCGGGTCAGGGATATTATTAAACAGATGAACTATACTCCCAGCAGTATTGCCACCGGACTTGCCAGACAAAGCAGTAATACGGTCGCAATATTGATCGATATGTCTAAGGAAAGCGAATTTCTGAATCAATTCTTCTATAACATTATCGGCGGGGTGGAGAGCGTCATCGGACCTCTGAAATATGAGCTGACCATTGCCAATATTCAGCATGATCAGGCTGAGGGGCATTTCCTGCATAGACTGGTGCTGAATAAGCGGGTGGACGGTATCATTGCCAACACTTCAGTCCTGACTCCTGAGCTATGCGCAGAGCTTAACAGGCTGGAGTTCCCCTATATCTCGATCGGTGAGATTAATCCTCCCGGGACATGGGTCGATTGTGACAATGAGCTTGGAGGAACTGTGCTGACTGGGCATCTGCTGGAGCAGGGGTATTCCTCTGTTGCCTTTATTGGCGGAGAACAGAACGAGCCTCTGTTCCTCCGCCGTATTGCCGGTTATAGGGCCACACTCCGGCAGGCGGGACTTCCGGTGCGCAGCGACAGGATTATCAATGGCAGAGCGGCTGAGGAGGATGGCTATGACGCGGCTATGCAGCTGCTGCAAAGCGCAGAACCGCCCGATGCTATTGTCTGCATGAGTAACTTTTCTGCTTTTGGAGTGCTTCAGGCTGCCAGGGAATTGAATGTTCAGATTCCGGCGCAGCTGGGTATTGCCACATTCGATGAATATCCGCTGTCACCCTATACCACACCTCCGCTAACTTCACTCAATATGGATACCTTCCAGCTGGGGGTCTCTGCAGGACGGTTATTAATGGACAAGCTTGGCACCCAGATCACTACCGTGAGCGGACAGCTGCTGGAGCCAGTGCTGCTTCCCAGGTTGTCTTCCCTGCGAAGCAGTAAGTAG
- a CDS encoding sensor histidine kinase has protein sequence MKITFRYRLLASYILLIAVPLLVLGALFYRTSLKIITEQAQKNVYEIVKKNNEVMDTKLRIVDQNSMSLFLDKDLFRIFSQLDPANQVELFAADRQVTAVLSKTFSQNQDIYAYQLWTSYFTFGQTLPQGDPVQSDIYDLARQAGGKLVWIPTYDFVSMFNQPYLQDGNLEFRYLFSAARLLDFTYLSNTKLEKMDAGVERPVLAISFKSEVLKSLYEDSIPGSSRYMVLDPHDKVVASSEPGAVAQTYKEAWLDELQQEKSGARRMTLDGKAVIVCFDRSEVTGWMSVVWIPEAGLVSSFVPVIRASITVMAVVMGIVALILAFFIAGKITKPIKRLLSAMRSVGEGDFQTRVDVVSNDEFGVLTQRFNRMNDRIHLLVTENYETKLKEKEAEIQALNMQMHPHFLYNTLNVMNWTAIENDQQELSKMLVCLSNMLHYTSRKTWGAVPLSEEMNWMNNYFYIMSIRFEDKFTVEVDMDPRLFEYEVPRLLFQPFVENAILHGFDQTESGGIIGIRGWINGRTRHYEVADNGRGMSQATVNAILHQKASSVGIKNTIDRIQMTYGGEYGISIFSTPGKGTKVAITLPL, from the coding sequence ATGAAGATTACCTTCCGTTACCGGCTGCTGGCAAGCTACATCTTGCTGATCGCGGTTCCCCTGCTCGTACTGGGGGCATTGTTCTATCGGACCAGCCTGAAGATTATCACGGAGCAGGCGCAGAAGAATGTGTATGAGATTGTCAAAAAAAATAACGAAGTCATGGACACGAAGCTGCGGATCGTGGACCAGAACAGCATGTCCTTATTTCTCGATAAGGATCTGTTCCGCATTTTTAGCCAGCTGGACCCCGCGAACCAAGTGGAGCTTTTTGCAGCGGACCGGCAGGTGACGGCAGTGCTCAGCAAAACCTTTTCCCAGAACCAGGATATCTATGCCTACCAGCTATGGACCTCCTACTTTACCTTCGGACAAACGCTGCCGCAAGGAGACCCGGTTCAATCGGATATATACGATCTGGCCCGGCAGGCAGGGGGGAAGCTGGTGTGGATTCCTACCTATGATTTCGTATCCATGTTCAACCAGCCTTATCTGCAGGACGGGAATCTGGAGTTCCGTTATTTGTTCTCGGCCGCGCGCCTGCTTGATTTCACGTATCTCAGCAATACGAAGCTGGAGAAAATGGATGCCGGGGTGGAACGCCCTGTACTTGCCATTAGCTTCAAATCCGAGGTGCTTAAATCCTTGTATGAGGACAGCATACCGGGAAGCTCGCGCTATATGGTGCTCGATCCGCATGATAAGGTGGTTGCCAGCAGTGAGCCGGGGGCTGTTGCGCAGACCTATAAGGAGGCGTGGCTGGACGAGCTGCAGCAGGAGAAAAGCGGGGCGCGGAGAATGACGCTGGACGGTAAAGCGGTGATCGTCTGCTTTGACCGCTCGGAGGTTACCGGCTGGATGTCTGTCGTGTGGATTCCGGAGGCAGGGCTGGTGAGCAGCTTTGTGCCGGTGATCCGCGCTTCCATTACTGTCATGGCCGTTGTGATGGGGATAGTGGCGCTTATCCTCGCTTTTTTCATTGCCGGCAAAATTACCAAACCGATCAAGCGGCTGTTAAGCGCGATGAGATCGGTGGGCGAAGGAGATTTCCAGACCCGCGTGGATGTGGTAAGCAATGATGAGTTCGGCGTTCTGACGCAGCGCTTTAACCGGATGAATGACCGGATCCATCTGCTGGTGACAGAGAATTACGAGACCAAGCTGAAGGAAAAGGAAGCCGAGATTCAGGCGCTGAACATGCAGATGCATCCCCATTTCCTGTACAATACCCTGAATGTGATGAACTGGACGGCGATTGAGAATGATCAGCAGGAGCTCAGCAAAATGCTTGTCTGCCTGTCCAATATGCTGCATTATACCTCGAGGAAGACATGGGGCGCCGTTCCTTTGTCCGAAGAAATGAACTGGATGAATAACTATTTCTATATTATGTCGATCCGGTTCGAGGACAAGTTTACTGTAGAGGTTGATATGGACCCGCGGCTCTTCGAATACGAGGTGCCACGGCTGCTGTTCCAGCCTTTTGTGGAGAATGCGATTCTTCATGGCTTCGATCAGACCGAATCGGGCGGCATCATCGGGATCCGCGGCTGGATTAACGGCAGAACCCGGCATTACGAGGTGGCCGACAACGGCCGTGGCATGAGCCAGGCGACTGTAAATGCGATTTTGCACCAGAAAGCATCTTCCGTGGGCATTAAGAATACCATTGACCGCATTCAGATGACCTATGGCGGCGAGTACGGAATCTCCATCTTCTCTACTCCGGGAAAAGGCACAAAGGTGGCCATTACACTGCCGCTGTAA
- a CDS encoding carbohydrate ABC transporter permease — protein MRPSKLSLTASYGALILISAMFVIPFVWLIRSSLMNLSQIFTMPPEWIPKPFQWSNFHKALTVLPFDVFFKNTLIIVVTVLVGTVITSSIGAFGFSRIQWKGRDTVFAILMTSMMLPAAVTIIPSFLGWQALGFYDTLYPLIVPAYFGGGIFNIFLLRQFYLTIPRDFDEAAFVDGANYWQIYTRLIFPLSRSAIIVVALFSFLASWNDFMGPLIYLKSDSLFTLALGLQMFQGTYTAQWDLLMAASATVVLPCVIVFLAGQRYFLEGITLTGLKG, from the coding sequence TTGAGGCCATCGAAGCTTTCCCTTACCGCAAGCTACGGAGCGCTTATCCTGATCTCTGCCATGTTCGTCATTCCGTTTGTCTGGCTGATCCGGAGCTCTCTGATGAATTTATCGCAGATATTTACCATGCCTCCCGAATGGATACCGAAGCCGTTTCAATGGAGTAATTTTCATAAGGCGCTTACGGTGCTGCCGTTCGATGTTTTCTTCAAGAACACACTGATCATCGTGGTTACGGTGCTTGTAGGGACCGTAATTACCAGCAGCATCGGAGCCTTCGGATTCTCACGGATTCAGTGGAAGGGCCGGGATACGGTGTTTGCCATCCTGATGACCAGCATGATGCTGCCGGCAGCGGTAACGATTATCCCGAGCTTTCTCGGCTGGCAGGCGCTGGGCTTCTACGATACGCTGTATCCGCTGATTGTACCCGCTTATTTCGGCGGCGGAATCTTCAATATCTTCCTGCTGCGGCAATTCTATCTGACGATTCCACGCGATTTTGATGAAGCGGCCTTTGTGGACGGGGCGAATTACTGGCAAATCTATACCCGGCTCATCTTTCCCTTAAGCCGTTCCGCGATCATCGTGGTTGCCTTATTCAGCTTCCTGGCCTCCTGGAACGATTTCATGGGCCCGCTGATTTACCTGAAAAGCGACAGTCTCTTCACCCTTGCCCTGGGCCTGCAAATGTTCCAGGGCACCTACACCGCGCAGTGGGATCTGTTGATGGCGGCCTCGGCCACCGTCGTTCTGCCCTGCGTCATTGTGTTTCTGGCCGGGCAGCGTTACTTTCTGGAGGGTATTACCTTAACGGGATTAAAAGGATAA
- a CDS encoding glycoside hydrolase family 127 protein translates to MAEQQAKLHAWQGVSFTSITINDKFWKPRLDVLRQITLPDCLSKCEDTGRIDNFAKAGGLMEGHYEGKYYNDSDVYKVLEGIAYALMSGRDAALEAEADRIIGLISAAQEADGYLSAYFTLEHPQGKWTDMEKHEMYNGGHLIEAAVAYYEATGKRGLLEVACRLADHYDEVFGPGKRHWVEGHQEIELALVKLYRVTRAERYWKLALWLLEERGHGYGAGAIWDNPEWGPAYCQDDVPVREIKQVTGHAVRAMYMYTAMADIVHASGDSAYAEALHRVWAHTVERNMYVTGGIGPSRHNEGFTFDYDLPNESAYCETCAAIAMVFWNHRMNLTFGDGKYADVVEREMYNGALSGISLSGDKYFYVNPLASQGGHHRVPWFETSCCPTNLARFLPSLGQYVYATAEEGLVVNQYMNSEAELVLGSGLGVRLKQSTQYPWEGRIELEVNPAASADFSIRLRVPEWCRGYRLEAGGVSISGAGALTDQGYLVLNRHWSPGDTVVLELDMPVNLVRARPEVEADKGRVAVQRGPIVYCLEQTDHPGLFYDACSIPPRAKFRVEHLPELLGGVTVLQSRDEEGRPLRFIPYYAWDNRASGFMQVWIREQEENGLYSC, encoded by the coding sequence ATGGCAGAGCAACAAGCGAAGCTGCACGCCTGGCAGGGTGTGTCTTTTACGAGCATAACAATCAATGACAAGTTCTGGAAGCCGCGCCTGGACGTACTCCGGCAGATCACTCTGCCGGACTGCTTGTCCAAATGTGAGGATACCGGGCGCATCGATAACTTCGCCAAGGCCGGGGGCTTAATGGAGGGGCATTACGAAGGCAAATATTATAATGACTCGGATGTCTACAAGGTGCTTGAAGGCATAGCCTATGCGCTGATGTCGGGGCGGGATGCGGCGCTGGAAGCTGAAGCCGACCGGATTATCGGGCTGATCTCGGCAGCGCAGGAAGCGGATGGATACCTTAGTGCTTACTTCACACTGGAGCATCCGCAGGGCAAATGGACGGACATGGAGAAGCACGAGATGTATAACGGCGGCCATTTGATTGAGGCGGCGGTTGCCTATTATGAAGCGACCGGCAAGCGCGGGCTGCTGGAGGTGGCCTGCCGTCTGGCCGATCATTATGATGAGGTGTTCGGCCCCGGCAAGCGGCACTGGGTGGAAGGGCATCAGGAGATTGAGCTGGCGCTGGTGAAGCTCTACCGCGTGACCAGGGCCGAGCGCTACTGGAAGCTTGCGCTGTGGCTGCTGGAGGAGCGCGGCCATGGATATGGCGCGGGCGCGATCTGGGACAATCCGGAATGGGGGCCGGCCTATTGTCAGGATGATGTTCCTGTCCGTGAGATTAAGCAGGTGACCGGGCATGCTGTCCGTGCCATGTATATGTACACGGCCATGGCGGATATTGTCCATGCTTCAGGGGATTCCGCTTATGCGGAGGCGCTGCACCGGGTCTGGGCCCATACCGTAGAGCGCAACATGTACGTAACGGGCGGCATTGGGCCGTCCAGGCATAACGAAGGCTTCACCTTCGATTATGACCTGCCCAATGAAAGCGCCTATTGCGAGACCTGTGCCGCCATTGCCATGGTGTTCTGGAATCACCGGATGAACCTGACGTTCGGAGACGGCAAATACGCCGATGTGGTAGAGCGTGAAATGTACAACGGCGCCTTGTCGGGAATATCCCTGTCCGGGGATAAGTATTTCTATGTCAATCCGCTTGCTTCGCAGGGCGGGCATCATCGTGTGCCCTGGTTCGAAACCTCCTGCTGTCCAACCAATCTGGCCCGTTTTCTGCCTTCGCTGGGCCAATACGTCTATGCTACTGCAGAAGAAGGCTTGGTGGTCAATCAGTACATGAACAGCGAGGCAGAGCTTGTGCTGGGCAGCGGACTGGGCGTCAGGCTGAAGCAAAGCACACAGTATCCCTGGGAAGGCCGGATCGAGCTTGAGGTGAACCCTGCAGCAAGTGCTGACTTCAGCATCCGGCTGCGTGTGCCGGAATGGTGCAGGGGATACCGGCTGGAGGCTGGCGGCGTCAGCATCAGCGGGGCCGGAGCCCTGACGGATCAAGGGTATCTGGTGCTTAACCGGCATTGGTCGCCGGGAGATACGGTTGTGCTTGAGCTGGATATGCCGGTGAATCTTGTGCGGGCCAGGCCGGAAGTGGAGGCGGACAAAGGGAGGGTTGCCGTTCAGCGGGGACCCATTGTGTATTGTCTGGAGCAGACGGATCATCCCGGATTGTTCTATGATGCCTGCTCCATTCCGCCCCGGGCGAAATTCCGGGTGGAACACCTGCCGGAGCTGCTGGGCGGGGTGACGGTGCTGCAGAGCCGGGATGAAGAGGGCAGACCGCTCCGGTTCATTCCCTATTACGCCTGGGACAACAGAGCGTCCGGCTTCATGCAGGTCTGGATCCGGGAACAGGAAGAGAACGGACTATACAGCTGTTAA
- a CDS encoding alpha/beta hydrolase, with protein sequence MMNSCLFIHGFTGGEYEIAPLSQFLGAHDCLSRTFTLQGHGGSRSDLLQSDRQGWRQSAEDELSTLLTRTEGVHLIGFSTGALIASHLSVQYKARIKSLTLLSTPVFPLNPVQILRTLGQPAMIRNYIRKWGSTPAKATREFQRLVRESFEIYPQMDLPTLIVQGKRDHLVKFKSAGYLEQTISSGRKQVLIMEKSGHMVCHSEESPAMMREVLQFIRSSGH encoded by the coding sequence ATGATGAATAGCTGCTTGTTTATACACGGCTTCACCGGAGGCGAATATGAGATTGCTCCACTGTCCCAGTTTCTCGGAGCACATGATTGCCTGTCCAGAACGTTTACGTTACAAGGACACGGGGGCAGCCGGAGTGATCTGCTCCAGTCGGACCGCCAGGGTTGGCGGCAAAGCGCCGAGGATGAGCTGAGTACATTGCTTACCCGGACAGAGGGCGTACATCTGATAGGTTTTTCTACTGGCGCTCTGATTGCTTCCCACCTATCGGTTCAATATAAGGCCAGAATCAAATCACTGACTTTGCTGTCCACCCCTGTGTTTCCGCTGAATCCGGTCCAGATCCTGCGGACGCTGGGGCAGCCGGCGATGATCAGGAATTACATCCGTAAATGGGGCTCCACTCCCGCGAAGGCCACAAGAGAATTTCAGCGTCTGGTCCGCGAGAGCTTTGAGATCTATCCGCAGATGGATCTGCCAACCCTGATTGTGCAGGGCAAGCGGGATCATCTGGTGAAATTCAAAAGTGCAGGTTATCTGGAGCAGACCATCTCCTCAGGCCGCAAGCAGGTGCTGATTATGGAAAAGAGCGGGCATATGGTCTGCCACAGCGAGGAGAGCCCGGCGATGATGAGGGAAGTGCTGCAGTTCATCCGCAGCTCCGGTCATTAA
- a CDS encoding carbohydrate ABC transporter permease — MRKGMFYGLLFTAPAILGFAIFTLGPMIASLVLSLTNYNVFQDQTSFVGLDNFVRLFSGKDELFYKSLGITFYFVVLRVPAVILISFGIALLLNLNVKGRAIFRTIIYLPSIVPAVASAMIWMWLLNPDLGLINSLLSRLHLPTSDWLYGESSVIPSVVLTTLWGIGSTVIIFLAGLSGIPRQYYEAIEVDGGGWFRKLSHVTVPMVTPTIFFNTIMTIIGSFQVFNEAYILTQGGPNNRSLFYVFYLWRTGFRDAEMGYASALAWILFIIILFFTFIVFRTSKSWVYYEGGDRA, encoded by the coding sequence ATGCGAAAGGGAATGTTCTATGGGCTGCTGTTCACCGCCCCCGCCATACTTGGGTTTGCCATTTTTACGCTGGGTCCCATGATCGCCAGCCTGGTGCTCAGCCTGACCAACTATAATGTGTTCCAGGATCAGACGTCTTTTGTCGGTCTGGATAATTTCGTGCGGCTGTTCTCAGGTAAGGATGAGCTGTTCTATAAATCGCTGGGGATTACCTTTTATTTCGTCGTGCTGCGTGTGCCTGCAGTTATTCTTATTTCTTTCGGCATCGCGCTTCTGCTCAATCTCAATGTAAAGGGAAGAGCCATCTTCCGTACGATCATCTACCTTCCGAGCATCGTTCCTGCGGTGGCCTCGGCCATGATCTGGATGTGGCTGCTCAATCCCGATCTGGGCCTCATCAATTCGCTGCTCAGCCGGCTGCATCTGCCGACCAGCGACTGGCTGTATGGGGAGAGCAGTGTCATCCCGTCAGTGGTTCTTACCACGCTATGGGGCATCGGCAGCACGGTGATTATTTTTCTCGCCGGACTTTCCGGCATCCCCCGGCAGTATTACGAAGCGATTGAGGTGGATGGAGGCGGCTGGTTCCGCAAGCTGAGCCACGTGACAGTTCCTATGGTCACCCCTACGATCTTTTTCAATACAATCATGACCATAATCGGCTCCTTTCAGGTCTTCAACGAAGCTTATATTCTGACGCAGGGCGGACCGAACAACCGGAGTCTTTTCTATGTATTTTATTTGTGGAGAACAGGCTTCCGGGATGCCGAGATGGGATATGCGTCCGCGCTGGCCTGGATCTTGTTCATCATTATTCTGTTCTTTACCTTTATTGTCTTCAGAACCTCGAAGTCATGGGTGTATTACGAAGGGGGGGACCGTGCTTGA
- a CDS encoding glycoside hydrolase family 43 protein, whose amino-acid sequence MRGITNPIVPGWYADPEARTYQGRHYIYATRSFTEYTLQMNLDAFSSGDLIHWKVHESIIEMDDFPWIWRAVWAPTQIEHNGRYYLVFASNDIQKDGEAGGLEIAVADAPEGPYRGYLHRPLIGKFIHGAQPIDAHLFKDDDGAIYLYYGGWGHCNMARMNEQMTGFVPFPDGQMICSITPPGYVEGPCMIKKDGLYYLMWSMGGWTNGTYRVAYGVSDNPLGPFDNKGTILERQEPLAEGPGHHGYLHLPDRDEWLIVYHRRLIGDPEPGNRMLCIDRMEFDADGIKPVVMTDRW is encoded by the coding sequence TTGCGAGGAATTACGAACCCGATCGTGCCGGGCTGGTATGCAGACCCCGAAGCCAGGACCTATCAAGGCAGGCATTATATTTATGCCACCAGATCATTTACGGAATATACCCTGCAGATGAATCTGGATGCCTTCAGCTCCGGGGACCTGATCCATTGGAAGGTCCATGAGAGCATTATTGAAATGGATGATTTCCCCTGGATCTGGAGGGCGGTATGGGCACCGACCCAGATTGAGCATAACGGCCGGTATTATCTTGTCTTTGCCTCGAACGATATCCAGAAGGACGGTGAAGCCGGCGGGCTGGAGATTGCCGTTGCGGATGCTCCCGAAGGCCCCTACAGGGGGTACCTCCACAGGCCGCTGATCGGCAAGTTTATTCACGGTGCCCAGCCCATTGACGCCCATCTGTTCAAGGATGATGACGGTGCAATCTATCTGTATTACGGGGGCTGGGGACATTGCAACATGGCCCGGATGAATGAGCAAATGACGGGCTTTGTCCCTTTCCCGGACGGACAAATGATCTGCTCTATTACCCCGCCGGGTTATGTGGAAGGACCGTGCATGATCAAGAAGGACGGTCTATATTATCTGATGTGGTCGATGGGCGGGTGGACCAACGGGACCTACCGGGTAGCTTACGGCGTAAGCGATAATCCGCTGGGACCATTCGATAACAAAGGGACCATACTGGAGAGGCAGGAGCCTCTAGCGGAAGGTCCCGGCCATCACGGATATTTACATCTTCCTGACCGCGATGAATGGCTGATCGTCTATCACCGGAGGCTTATCGGAGACCCGGAGCCGGGCAACCGTATGTTATGCATCGACAGAATGGAATTCGATGCCGATGGAATCAAGCCGGTAGTGATGACAGACAGGTGGTAA